The proteins below are encoded in one region of Streptomyces marianii:
- the nadD gene encoding nicotinate-nucleotide adenylyltransferase, producing MGQQEAPTTGRGKRRLGVMGGTFDPIHHGHLVAASEVAALFHLDEVVFVPTGQPWQKSHKAVSPAEDRYLMTVIATASNPQFSVSRIDIDRGGPTYTIDTLRDLRALNTDSDLFFITGADALSQILTWRDAEELFSLAHFIGVTRPGHDLTDDGLPKGGVSLVEVPALAISSTDCRERVAQGDPVWYLVPDGVVRYIDKRQLYRGE from the coding sequence ATGGGACAGCAGGAAGCGCCTACGACCGGCCGCGGGAAACGCCGACTCGGCGTGATGGGCGGGACGTTCGACCCGATCCACCACGGACACCTGGTGGCCGCCAGCGAGGTGGCGGCCCTGTTCCACCTCGACGAGGTGGTGTTCGTACCGACCGGACAGCCGTGGCAGAAGAGCCACAAGGCGGTCTCGCCGGCGGAGGACCGGTATCTGATGACGGTCATCGCCACGGCTTCCAACCCGCAGTTCTCCGTCAGCCGCATCGACATCGACCGCGGCGGACCGACGTACACGATCGACACCCTGCGGGACCTGCGGGCGCTCAACACCGACTCGGACCTCTTCTTCATCACCGGGGCCGACGCGCTCTCCCAGATCCTCACCTGGCGGGACGCCGAGGAACTGTTCTCACTCGCGCACTTCATCGGCGTCACCCGGCCGGGACACGACCTGACCGACGACGGGCTCCCGAAGGGCGGCGTCTCCCTCGTGGAGGTGCCCGCGCTGGCGATCTCGTCCACCGACTGCCGGGAGAGGGTCGCGCAGGGCGATCCGGTCTGGTATCTGGTGCCGGACGGTGTGGTGCGCTACATCGACAAGCGCCAGTTGTACCGCGGCGAGTGA
- a CDS encoding NADH-quinone oxidoreductase subunit NuoF family protein — translation MNAPLPDVPEVRVVGLPQLTQGFDLVERLDLSMHLKVHGPLEPMSGERLAQLAENISLRGRGGAGFPFAQKLRAVAKAAIRRGVRPVVVINASEDEPACRKDTVMVNRAPHLILDGALLAAEALGARTLIVAVTRNSTEVSIRAALAERGLSDRRGQQLRARVQRNPERMVSGEASAIIRAINGGPALPPGRRERAAESGVAGAPTLLSNAETFAQLAVAARIGARRYGHTGLENEPGTVMLTVSGAVARPMVIEVPTGVPMRYVLQLAGAPPVPQGVLTGGYHGNWIDAAATHEAVISRESLSNVGGALGAGAILPIGQETCPLGEAQRVANWLAAETAGQCGPCKLGLPAAAGGLSDVINGGGPAALEALREVTQAVKGRGACKHPDGSARFFASTLSAFTDDLAAHVLHGGCGRETVGVLPLPGPSGQEAQESIPSGEKLAVDWTLCQGHGICAEIVPELIRMGADGYPSVAEAAVPMHLRGRAQRGVRRCPALALRIEQAPAPRGSKPALPPGGDRKALGSGQG, via the coding sequence GTGAACGCCCCTCTCCCCGATGTCCCCGAAGTCCGCGTTGTCGGCCTGCCCCAGCTCACCCAGGGATTCGACCTGGTCGAACGTCTCGACCTGTCCATGCACCTGAAGGTGCACGGCCCGCTCGAACCCATGAGCGGCGAGCGGCTGGCCCAGCTGGCCGAGAACATATCCCTGCGCGGTCGCGGCGGCGCGGGCTTCCCGTTCGCCCAGAAGCTGCGGGCCGTCGCCAAGGCCGCCATCCGACGGGGTGTGCGGCCCGTCGTGGTGATCAACGCCAGTGAGGACGAACCGGCCTGCCGCAAGGACACGGTGATGGTCAACCGTGCACCCCACCTGATCCTGGACGGCGCACTGCTCGCCGCCGAGGCACTGGGCGCCCGCACCCTGATCGTCGCGGTGACCCGCAACTCCACGGAGGTCTCCATACGCGCGGCGCTGGCCGAGCGAGGCTTGTCCGACCGGCGCGGACAGCAGCTGCGCGCTCGGGTCCAGCGCAACCCCGAGCGCATGGTCTCAGGCGAGGCCTCGGCGATCATCCGGGCCATCAACGGCGGCCCCGCGCTGCCTCCCGGCCGCCGGGAGCGCGCCGCCGAGTCCGGTGTGGCCGGGGCGCCGACGCTGCTGTCCAACGCGGAGACGTTCGCGCAGCTCGCCGTGGCAGCCCGGATCGGGGCCCGCAGGTACGGCCACACGGGCCTGGAGAACGAACCGGGGACGGTGATGCTGACGGTCTCCGGAGCGGTCGCGCGCCCCATGGTGATCGAGGTGCCGACGGGTGTGCCGATGCGGTACGTGCTGCAGCTCGCAGGCGCCCCGCCGGTGCCCCAGGGCGTGCTGACCGGCGGCTACCACGGCAACTGGATCGACGCCGCCGCGACGCACGAGGCCGTGATCTCCCGGGAGTCGCTGTCCAACGTGGGCGGGGCACTCGGCGCCGGAGCGATCCTCCCGATCGGCCAGGAGACGTGCCCGCTCGGCGAGGCACAGCGCGTGGCCAACTGGCTCGCGGCCGAGACGGCGGGCCAGTGCGGCCCGTGCAAGCTCGGTCTGCCCGCGGCGGCCGGCGGCCTGTCGGACGTGATCAACGGCGGCGGGCCGGCCGCCCTGGAGGCGCTGCGCGAGGTCACGCAGGCCGTCAAGGGCCGGGGGGCGTGCAAGCACCCGGACGGTTCCGCCCGGTTCTTCGCCTCGACGCTGTCGGCGTTCACGGACGATCTGGCCGCGCACGTCCTGCACGGCGGCTGCGGCCGGGAGACCGTCGGTGTGCTGCCGCTGCCCGGGCCCAGCGGCCAGGAAGCGCAGGAGTCCATTCCGAGCGGCGAGAAGCTCGCGGTGGACTGGACGCTGTGCCAGGGCCACGGCATCTGCGCGGAGATCGTGCCAGAGCTGATCCGTATGGGCGCCGACGGCTACCCCTCCGTGGCGGAGGCAGCGGTTCCGATGCATCTGCGGGGGCGCGCGCAACGCGGCGTGCGCCGCTGTCCCGCGCTGGCGCTGCGCATCGAGCAGGCGCCGGCCCCGCGGGGCAGCAAACCGGCCCTGCCGCCCGGCGGTGACCGTAAGGCGCTTGGCAGCGGCCAGGGTTGA
- the leuS gene encoding leucine--tRNA ligase yields the protein MSETNSSPAASGTCGTPSAEAVAPHRYTAAMAADIEARWQDFWDADGTYEAPNPSGDLAGDADLAARPKKFIMDMFPYPSGAGLHVGHPLGYIATDVYARHQRMTGHNVLHTLGFDAFGLPAEQYAVQTGTHPRVSTEANIENMKIQLRRLGLGHDKRRSFATIEPDYYKWTQWIFLQIFNSWYDEDAGRARPIDDLVAQFESGERVTPSGRPWSELSAAERADVLGGHRLAYASDAPVNWCPGLGTVLANEEVTSEGRSERGNFPVFKANLRQWNMRITAYADRLLDDLDALDWPEAIKLQQRNWIGRSEGARIGFTVDGHDDARITVFSTRPDTLFGATYMVLAPEHELIDSILPAEWPDEARGKDAWTGGAATPAEAVAEYRKQAQTKSDVERQTEHKDKTGVFTGAYAVNPVTGTRIPVFVADYVLMGYGTGAIMAVPGQDERDWEFAEAFGLPIVRTVRPPEGWEGEAFTGQGPAINSSNDEISLDGLEVAEAKAKITDWLVAKGIGEATVNFRLRDWLFSRQRYWGEPFPIVYDEEGAAHALPESMLPLELPEVDDYSPRTFDPDDADTQPETPLSRNAEWVDVELDLGDGIKRYRRETNTMPNWAGSCWYELRYLDPHNADKLVDPAIEQYWMGPREGQPHGGVDLYVGGAEHAVLHLLYARFWSKVLFDLGHVSSAEPFHKLYNQGMIQAYVYRDARGFPVPAAEVEEHDGRFVHGGESVRRELGKMGKSLKNAVTPDEIAAEYGADTLRLYEMAMGPLDVSRPWDTRAVVGQYRLLQRLWRNVVDETTGEVTVVDAEPDEATLRALHKAIEGVGQDMEAMRFNTAIAKITELNNHLTKTGGPVARSVAERLVLLIAPLAPHIGEELWRRLGHSGSVVHEAFPVADPAYVVDETVTCVVQVKGKVKARLEVSPSIADAELEALAVGDPAVVAALGGAGIRKVIVRAPKLVNIVPA from the coding sequence ATGAGCGAGACGAATTCCTCCCCCGCGGCCTCCGGCACGTGTGGGACCCCCTCCGCGGAGGCGGTCGCACCCCACCGCTACACGGCGGCCATGGCCGCCGACATCGAGGCACGCTGGCAGGACTTCTGGGACGCCGACGGCACGTACGAGGCGCCCAACCCGAGCGGCGACCTGGCCGGGGACGCCGACCTCGCGGCCCGCCCGAAGAAGTTCATCATGGACATGTTCCCGTACCCGTCGGGTGCGGGCCTGCACGTCGGTCACCCCCTGGGCTACATCGCCACCGACGTCTACGCCCGGCACCAGCGGATGACCGGCCACAACGTGCTGCACACCCTGGGCTTCGACGCGTTCGGCCTGCCCGCCGAGCAGTACGCCGTCCAGACGGGCACGCACCCGCGCGTGTCCACCGAGGCCAACATCGAGAACATGAAGATCCAGCTGCGCCGGCTGGGCCTGGGGCACGACAAGCGCCGGTCGTTCGCGACGATCGAACCGGACTACTACAAGTGGACCCAGTGGATCTTCCTGCAGATCTTCAACTCCTGGTACGACGAGGACGCCGGCAGGGCTCGCCCGATCGACGACCTGGTCGCCCAGTTCGAGAGCGGCGAGCGCGTCACCCCGTCCGGGCGTCCCTGGAGCGAGCTGAGCGCCGCCGAACGCGCCGACGTCCTGGGCGGCCACCGCCTGGCGTACGCCTCGGACGCTCCGGTCAACTGGTGCCCCGGGCTGGGCACCGTCCTGGCCAACGAGGAGGTCACCTCCGAGGGCCGCTCCGAGCGCGGCAACTTCCCGGTCTTCAAGGCCAACCTGCGCCAGTGGAACATGCGCATCACCGCCTACGCGGACCGGCTGCTGGACGACCTGGACGCGCTGGACTGGCCGGAGGCCATCAAGCTGCAGCAGCGCAACTGGATCGGCCGCAGCGAGGGCGCACGCATCGGCTTCACCGTCGACGGGCACGACGACGCCCGCATCACGGTCTTCAGCACCCGCCCCGACACCCTGTTCGGCGCCACCTACATGGTGCTGGCGCCCGAGCACGAACTGATCGACTCGATCCTGCCCGCCGAATGGCCCGATGAGGCCAGGGGCAAGGACGCCTGGACAGGTGGTGCGGCCACCCCCGCCGAGGCCGTGGCCGAGTACCGCAAGCAGGCCCAGACCAAGAGCGACGTCGAGCGCCAGACCGAGCACAAGGACAAGACCGGTGTCTTCACCGGTGCCTACGCCGTGAACCCGGTCACCGGCACGCGCATCCCGGTCTTCGTGGCCGACTACGTGCTGATGGGCTACGGCACCGGCGCGATCATGGCCGTCCCCGGCCAGGACGAGCGCGACTGGGAGTTCGCCGAGGCGTTCGGCCTGCCCATCGTCCGTACCGTGCGGCCCCCGGAGGGCTGGGAGGGCGAGGCGTTCACCGGCCAGGGCCCGGCGATCAACTCCTCGAACGACGAGATCTCCCTGGACGGCCTGGAGGTGGCCGAGGCCAAGGCGAAGATCACCGACTGGCTGGTGGCCAAGGGCATCGGCGAGGCGACCGTCAACTTCCGCCTGCGTGACTGGCTGTTCAGCCGGCAGCGCTACTGGGGCGAGCCGTTCCCGATCGTCTACGACGAGGAGGGGGCGGCCCACGCGCTGCCCGAGTCGATGCTGCCGCTGGAGCTGCCGGAGGTCGACGACTACTCGCCGCGCACCTTCGACCCGGACGATGCCGACACCCAGCCCGAGACCCCGCTGTCGCGCAACGCGGAGTGGGTCGACGTCGAGCTGGACCTGGGCGACGGGATCAAGCGGTACCGTCGCGAGACCAACACCATGCCGAACTGGGCCGGTTCGTGCTGGTACGAGCTGCGCTACCTGGATCCGCACAATGCCGACAAGCTGGTCGACCCGGCGATCGAGCAGTACTGGATGGGCCCCCGCGAGGGGCAGCCGCACGGCGGTGTGGACCTGTACGTGGGCGGCGCCGAGCACGCCGTACTGCACCTGCTGTACGCCCGCTTCTGGTCCAAGGTGCTGTTCGACCTGGGGCACGTATCGTCCGCCGAGCCGTTCCACAAGCTGTACAACCAGGGCATGATCCAGGCGTACGTGTACCGGGACGCTCGCGGCTTCCCGGTGCCCGCCGCCGAGGTCGAGGAGCACGACGGCAGGTTCGTCCACGGCGGCGAGTCCGTCAGGCGCGAGCTGGGCAAGATGGGCAAGTCCCTGAAGAACGCGGTCACCCCGGACGAGATCGCCGCCGAGTACGGTGCCGACACCCTGCGCCTGTACGAGATGGCGATGGGCCCGCTGGACGTCTCCCGTCCCTGGGACACGCGTGCCGTCGTCGGCCAGTACCGGCTGCTGCAGCGCCTGTGGCGCAACGTCGTCGACGAGACGACCGGTGAGGTCACCGTCGTGGACGCGGAGCCGGACGAGGCGACCCTGCGCGCCCTGCACAAGGCCATCGAGGGCGTCGGCCAGGACATGGAGGCGATGCGCTTCAACACCGCCATCGCCAAGATCACCGAGCTGAACAACCACCTGACCAAGACCGGCGGCCCGGTCGCCCGCTCGGTGGCGGAGCGCCTGGTGCTGCTGATCGCGCCGCTGGCCCCCCACATCGGCGAGGAGCTGTGGCGCCGGCTGGGCCACTCCGGCTCGGTCGTCCACGAGGCCTTCCCGGTGGCCGACCCCGCGTACGTCGTGGACGAGACCGTGACGTGCGTCGTGCAGGTCAAGGGCAAGGTCAAGGCCCGCCTGGAGGTCTCCCCGTCGATCGCTGACGCGGAGCTGGAGGCGCTGGCCGTGGGCGACCCGGCGGTCGTGGCGGCCCTGGGGGGCGCGGGCATCCGCAAGGTGATCGTGCGGGCGCCGAAGCTGGTGAACATCGTCCCGGCCTAG
- a CDS encoding M48 family metallopeptidase produces MTDSSSENVPGRHRTRFPGISSRAYEHPADRSALVALRKLSGFDTVFKALSGLLPERSLRLLFLSDSVRVSDAQFAHLHTMLRDACYILDLEKVPQMYVTQDPKPNAMCIGLDEPIIMVTTGLVELLDEEEMRAVVGHEVGHALSGHSVYRTILLFLTNLAVKVAWIPLGNVAVMAIVTALREWFRKSELSADRAGLLVGQDLQASMRGLMKIAGGNHLHEMNVDAFLEQAEEYEAGGDLRDSVLKILNMLPRTHPFTTVRAAELKKWAESRDYQRIMDGHYPRRTEDKDTSVTDSFRESASHYADSVRSSKDPLMKLVGDIAGGAGDLGGRLRDRFTGPSAGGHRGGGNGNSPKDGGPGTTGQPEG; encoded by the coding sequence ATGACCGACAGCAGTTCCGAGAACGTACCGGGCAGGCACCGCACACGCTTCCCGGGGATCTCCTCGCGGGCGTACGAGCACCCGGCGGACCGTTCGGCGCTGGTCGCCCTGCGCAAGCTGAGCGGGTTCGACACCGTGTTCAAGGCGCTGAGCGGGCTGCTGCCGGAGCGCAGTCTGCGGCTGCTCTTCCTCTCCGACTCGGTGCGGGTGAGCGACGCCCAGTTCGCGCACCTCCACACGATGCTGCGCGACGCCTGCTACATCCTGGACCTGGAGAAGGTCCCGCAGATGTACGTCACCCAGGACCCGAAGCCCAATGCCATGTGCATCGGCCTGGACGAGCCGATCATCATGGTCACCACCGGCCTGGTGGAGCTGCTGGACGAGGAGGAGATGCGGGCGGTCGTGGGCCACGAGGTGGGGCACGCCCTCTCCGGCCACTCCGTCTACCGCACGATCCTGCTGTTCCTCACCAACCTCGCGGTGAAGGTGGCCTGGATCCCGCTGGGCAATGTGGCGGTCATGGCGATCGTGACCGCGCTGCGGGAGTGGTTCCGCAAGTCGGAGCTGTCCGCGGACCGGGCAGGGCTGCTGGTGGGCCAGGATCTGCAGGCTTCGATGCGCGGTCTGATGAAGATCGCGGGTGGCAACCACCTCCACGAGATGAACGTGGACGCCTTCTTGGAACAGGCCGAGGAGTACGAGGCCGGGGGCGATCTTCGGGACTCCGTGCTGAAGATCCTCAACATGCTGCCGAGAACGCATCCTTTCACCACCGTGCGCGCCGCCGAGCTGAAGAAGTGGGCGGAGAGCCGCGACTACCAGCGGATCATGGACGGCCACTACCCGCGGCGCACGGAGGACAAGGACACCTCCGTCACCGACTCGTTCCGCGAGTCCGCGTCGCACTACGCGGACTCGGTGCGCAGCAGCAAGGATCCGCTGATGAAGCTGGTCGGCGACATAGCCGGCGGCGCGGGCGACCTGGGCGGCCGTCTGCGCGACAGGTTCACCGGCCCGTCGGCCGGCGGGCACCGTGGCGGCGGCAACGGGAACTCGCCGAAGGACGGCGGTCCTGGGACGACGGGTCAGCCCGAGGGCTGA
- the rsfS gene encoding ribosome silencing factor — translation MTATDRSLELINVAAQAAADKLAHDIIAYDVSDVLSITDAFLLASAPSDRQVKSIVDEIEEKLLKELGAKPVRREGDRDARWILLDYVDVVVHVQHSEERVFYALERLWKDCPELPLPEDALKTRGKAEEHARLSGDGSGSDGELS, via the coding sequence GTGACCGCTACGGACCGTTCCCTCGAGCTCATCAACGTCGCCGCACAGGCGGCCGCGGACAAGCTCGCGCACGACATCATCGCCTACGACGTCAGCGATGTGCTGTCGATCACGGACGCATTCCTCCTCGCCTCCGCCCCGAGTGACCGCCAGGTCAAGTCGATCGTGGACGAGATCGAGGAGAAGCTGCTCAAGGAGCTCGGCGCCAAGCCGGTGCGCCGTGAGGGCGACCGCGACGCGCGCTGGATCCTGCTCGACTACGTCGACGTCGTGGTCCACGTGCAGCACAGCGAGGAGAGGGTCTTCTACGCCCTCGAGCGGCTGTGGAAGGACTGCCCCGAGCTGCCGCTGCCCGAGGACGCACTGAAGACGCGTGGCAAGGCGGAGGAGCACGCCAGGCTCAGCGGGGACGGCAGTGGATCGGACGGTGAGCTCAGCTGA
- a CDS encoding LCP family protein — MNDQQNPYDPYYPQQPQIIGYDEYGQPVYQQPQHDPQSHGYDAYGPQSQDRHQSRYQQPAPPEPQGYGYDPYAQSQQHPRSPHPQSYDPYGRQQPVPHPQSQQPQEGYGYDGHGYDTGRQAAVDTTRQWSVPPQQQPTAPPGPDERHRPDPPGPDRGAPAVPGQRRRAGGGDGDYRTEQFSFVEEPDEDSEDVIDWLKFTESRSERREEAKRRGRNRTVALAVVLALVLAGGVGYLWYAGKLPGTSDPGGAQTTATGPEKRDVIVLHLHNTRKKGTSTALLVDNATTRQGTTVLLPNSLSVADDEGVATTLGKSVDEDGTTGTRESIGNLLGTRVSGTWRLDTPFLENLVELVGGIDITTDTDVPGAKKGEAPLVKKGENQTLNGRMAVGYATYRAPGEAEAKQLQRFGQVMYGVLRKMPSDAKAATVTVETLAQILDPSLPEKDLGASLAKLAEHAKGGDYKTAVLPVQDDGRLGQEASDSVVKDVLGGRVSAPEQGAAVRVGVRNASGDGDATESTRIVLVNGGYAFVDAGEAEPESSTQVVYGDAAQKQNAVEVAKTLGLDESAVEKGRAASNADVLVVLGRDYEPR; from the coding sequence GTGAACGACCAGCAGAACCCGTACGACCCGTACTACCCGCAGCAACCGCAGATCATCGGCTATGACGAGTACGGGCAGCCGGTCTACCAGCAGCCCCAGCACGACCCGCAGTCCCACGGTTACGACGCGTACGGCCCGCAGTCCCAGGACCGGCACCAGTCGCGGTACCAGCAGCCGGCGCCCCCGGAGCCCCAGGGGTACGGCTACGACCCCTACGCGCAGTCTCAGCAGCACCCCCGGTCGCCGCACCCCCAGTCGTACGACCCGTACGGCCGGCAGCAGCCCGTTCCGCACCCTCAGTCCCAGCAGCCGCAGGAGGGCTACGGCTACGACGGCCACGGGTACGACACGGGTCGGCAGGCCGCCGTCGACACCACCCGGCAGTGGAGCGTCCCGCCCCAGCAGCAGCCCACCGCCCCGCCCGGGCCCGACGAGCGGCACCGTCCGGACCCGCCCGGGCCGGACCGGGGCGCCCCCGCCGTACCCGGACAGCGCCGCCGCGCGGGCGGCGGCGACGGGGACTACCGCACCGAGCAGTTCTCCTTCGTCGAGGAGCCGGACGAGGACTCCGAGGACGTCATCGACTGGCTGAAGTTCACCGAGAGCCGTTCCGAGCGCCGTGAGGAGGCGAAGCGGCGAGGGCGCAACCGGACCGTGGCGCTGGCCGTCGTCCTGGCCCTCGTGCTCGCCGGCGGCGTCGGCTACCTCTGGTACGCGGGCAAGCTGCCCGGCACCTCCGACCCCGGGGGCGCGCAGACCACCGCGACCGGCCCGGAGAAACGGGACGTGATCGTCCTGCACCTCCACAACACCAGGAAGAAGGGCACCTCGACCGCCCTCCTCGTGGACAACGCCACCACCAGGCAGGGCACCACCGTCCTGCTCCCGAACTCGCTCTCCGTCGCCGACGACGAGGGGGTCGCCACCACCCTCGGCAAGTCCGTCGACGAGGACGGCACCACCGGCACGCGCGAGTCCATCGGCAACCTCCTCGGGACCCGTGTCAGCGGCACCTGGCGCCTCGACACCCCCTTCCTGGAGAACCTCGTCGAGCTGGTCGGCGGCATCGACATCACCACCGACACCGACGTGCCCGGCGCGAAGAAGGGTGAGGCGCCGCTGGTGAAGAAGGGCGAGAACCAGACGCTCAACGGCCGCATGGCCGTCGGCTACGCCACGTACCGCGCGCCCGGAGAGGCCGAGGCCAAGCAGCTCCAGAGGTTCGGCCAGGTCATGTACGGCGTGCTGCGGAAGATGCCGAGCGACGCCAAGGCCGCCACGGTGACCGTCGAGACGCTGGCCCAGATCCTGGACCCGTCACTGCCCGAGAAGGATCTCGGGGCGTCGCTCGCGAAGCTCGCCGAGCACGCCAAGGGCGGCGACTACAAGACCGCCGTGCTGCCCGTCCAGGACGACGGCAGGCTCGGCCAGGAGGCGAGCGACAGCGTGGTCAAGGACGTCCTCGGCGGCCGTGTGAGCGCACCGGAGCAGGGCGCGGCGGTCCGCGTGGGCGTCCGCAACGCCAGCGGCGACGGCGATGCGACCGAGAGCACCAGAATCGTCCTGGTGAACGGCGGTTACGCGTTCGTGGACGCCGGCGAGGCGGAGCCGGAGTCGTCGACTCAGGTCGTCTACGGTGACGCGGCGCAGAAGCAGAACGCCGTCGAGGTCGCGAAGACGCTGGGCCTGGACGAGAGCGCGGTCGAGAAGGGCAGGGCCGCCTCGAACGCCGACGTGCTGGTGGTCCTCGGCCGGGACTACGAACCCAGGTGA
- a CDS encoding histidine phosphatase family protein → MSRSDTGKGRGRRIVLWRHGQTAWNLERRFQGSTDIELTETGVNQARRSARLLASLKPDAIISSDLRRAARTADQLASITGHEVTHDSSLRETYAGVWQGLTHEEIVERHGEEYAAWKRGEPVRRGGGELETEVADRASPVVLRHADKLPDGGTLVVVSHGGTIRTTIGRLLGLEAHHWEGLGGLSNCSWSVLGEGARGWRLLEHNAGTLPEPVLGDDD, encoded by the coding sequence CTGAGCCGCAGCGACACCGGCAAGGGCCGCGGCCGCCGCATCGTCCTGTGGCGGCACGGCCAGACGGCCTGGAACCTCGAGCGCCGGTTCCAGGGTTCCACGGACATCGAGCTGACCGAGACCGGCGTCAACCAGGCACGCCGGTCCGCGCGGCTCCTGGCGTCACTGAAGCCGGACGCGATCATCAGTTCGGACCTGAGGCGGGCGGCGAGGACGGCGGACCAGCTCGCCTCGATCACCGGCCACGAGGTCACCCACGACTCCTCACTGCGCGAGACCTACGCGGGCGTCTGGCAGGGCCTGACCCATGAGGAGATCGTCGAGCGGCACGGCGAGGAGTACGCCGCCTGGAAGCGTGGCGAGCCCGTGCGCCGCGGCGGCGGCGAGCTGGAGACCGAGGTCGCCGACCGGGCCTCGCCGGTCGTGCTGCGCCATGCGGACAAGCTGCCCGACGGGGGCACGCTCGTCGTGGTCAGCCACGGCGGCACCATCCGCACGACGATCGGCCGGCTCCTGGGCCTGGAGGCCCACCACTGGGAGGGCCTGGGCGGCCTCTCCAACTGCTCCTGGTCGGTCCTCGGCGAGGGTGCCAGGGGCTGGCGCCTGCTGGAGCACAACGCGGGTACCCTCCCCGAGCCGGTCCTCGGCGACGACGACTGA
- a CDS encoding ferric reductase-like transmembrane domain-containing protein → MSRQAQGGLIAAALVLIPLLAIVGNDAFRAALDFAAGVLSLVSLTASVAWGLIATDRVFLSTRHRLLAQAIHRSTAVASLGFLLLHATVKVSLDHVELLGALVPFSLGITGTSGLIGFGSLAGLLMVVAGSTGAARSALAGNGRFAGRWRALHMLAYPAWCFALVHGLYAGRPAAGWVTAMYSLALLGVAAAVSLRLLPLPVKRQIVERITSLTGAPGDVPRANEQNVRDMASAPLPGTSGIPSQPQARFEREFPRGAADLGDPPGRPLGSPLGSPLGQPLGASRGEARRLAAPSPQLYEATQQLYDTAPTPSSEPATGSFPGAGQAMGGPPSGDGPGTGISAAYRAVSRAGDPSPRAGGPTPPRGRSSDDVPFAERVPMTEELPVVPDDSSPRSASWPTPSPPPPAQAFPPPPVSAPYDTGTTSPYGESYPSPSGAGYEPVSPYGTAGTPGGYDGSPSAEPFPGPFDETQPPPGPLYPPTAGEPWNAPAGERP, encoded by the coding sequence ATGAGCCGGCAGGCACAGGGCGGACTGATCGCCGCTGCTCTCGTGCTCATCCCGCTGCTCGCCATCGTTGGCAACGATGCCTTCCGGGCCGCGCTGGACTTCGCCGCCGGCGTACTGTCCCTGGTCTCCCTGACCGCATCGGTCGCCTGGGGCCTCATCGCCACCGACCGCGTGTTCCTCTCCACGCGCCACCGCCTGCTCGCCCAGGCCATCCACAGAAGCACCGCCGTCGCCTCACTCGGCTTCCTGCTGCTGCACGCCACGGTCAAGGTCTCGCTCGACCACGTCGAACTGCTGGGCGCCCTCGTGCCGTTCAGCCTCGGCATCACCGGCACGTCCGGGCTCATCGGCTTCGGCTCGCTCGCCGGTCTGCTGATGGTCGTCGCCGGCTCGACCGGCGCCGCGCGCAGCGCACTCGCCGGCAACGGCCGCTTCGCGGGCCGCTGGAGGGCGCTGCACATGCTGGCGTACCCGGCCTGGTGCTTCGCTCTCGTGCACGGCCTCTACGCGGGTCGCCCCGCCGCCGGCTGGGTGACCGCGATGTACAGCCTGGCGCTGCTCGGAGTCGCCGCCGCCGTGTCACTGCGGCTGCTACCGCTGCCGGTGAAGCGGCAGATCGTCGAGCGGATCACGAGCCTGACCGGCGCGCCCGGCGATGTCCCCCGAGCCAACGAGCAGAACGTACGGGACATGGCGTCGGCGCCCCTCCCCGGTACGTCCGGTATTCCGTCGCAGCCCCAGGCGCGCTTCGAGCGCGAGTTCCCGCGCGGCGCCGCCGACCTCGGCGACCCGCCGGGCCGGCCGCTGGGTTCACCGCTCGGGTCCCCGCTGGGGCAGCCGCTCGGCGCCTCGCGCGGCGAGGCTCGCCGCCTCGCCGCCCCCTCGCCGCAGCTGTACGAGGCCACCCAGCAGCTCTACGACACGGCACCGACGCCCTCGTCCGAGCCGGCCACGGGCTCCTTCCCGGGCGCCGGCCAGGCCATGGGCGGGCCGCCGTCCGGCGACGGTCCCGGAACGGGGATCTCCGCCGCCTACCGCGCCGTGTCCCGGGCGGGTGACCCCTCCCCGCGCGCCGGCGGCCCCACTCCGCCGCGGGGGCGCTCCTCGGACGACGTGCCGTTCGCCGAGCGCGTCCCCATGACCGAAGAGCTGCCGGTCGTCCCCGACGACTCCTCCCCCCGCTCCGCGAGCTGGCCGACGCCGTCTCCGCCCCCGCCGGCCCAGGCCTTCCCCCCGCCGCCCGTGTCGGCCCCGTACGACACCGGCACGACCTCCCCGTACGGCGAGTCGTACCCGTCGCCGTCGGGCGCCGGGTACGAACCCGTCTCCCCGTACGGCACCGCCGGTACGCCCGGCGGCTACGACGGCAGCCCGTCCGCCGAGCCCTTCCCGGGCCCGTTCGACGAGACCCAGCCGCCGCCCGGCCCGCTGTATCCGCCCACGGCCGGGGAACCTTGGAACGCACCTGCAGGAGAACGACCGTGA